DNA sequence from the Cyprinus carpio isolate SPL01 chromosome B13, ASM1834038v1, whole genome shotgun sequence genome:
gaagaaggagatgcattaaccaCCTCAGCAGGTGCAGAAGATGTTGCCTGAGATGTTCTGGTAGAATTTGTTGGAGCATTATTGAAAACTGGCAACCCAACAGTGTTGTTCCTCTGAATCCcctgcagagaaaacagaagatTAAGCCACAAAATAACAACAGATTAACCACTGGAAAAACTTGAAATAGAGTGAACTTGAAATAATGAACTTGCTGTGTCACAGATTTGCTTAAGAACAACAGTAAAGTGCTTTGTGTTGAGCATTACCCCATTTGCAGTTGGGTCAGAGATCTCTTCCGGCTCCTGAAATGTCCTTTGCATTCTCAATGAGGGATTAGTGTCTTGGACAGGAAGTCTCTCAGAAGTGTCAATATCTTTGTCTGCTGTTGGCACCTGGGTGTTCTTTGACTTCGGAGAAGTCTGGGAGGTGGTGTAAGGCTTTGTTATTTGGTTTTGAGCAGTGGAAGTGTCTGAGGAGGATGTTTGAGCACTTGAGGTGGAGAGGAGAGCTTCACCAGTTGATGAGGAGATGGTGGTTCGGTCTGTTAAAGCCAAGCCATCTGAATTATCTAAAGCAGGTGTTTTGTTCTCAGCGGTTGGAACAGGTAAAGACACTTCAGAAACTGAGCCTACAGGAGGGTGAAGTGCTTGGGAAGTAGCTACAACAGGAGGTGCTACTTCAGCTTGGGAAACTGGTTCAGGAGAAGGTGCTGGAACTGGAGTAGGAGGTTTAACAGGAGCAGGAGATGGTTCTAGGGCTGCAGCGTTGGAAGGGGCCATTGAACTTGCTGGGGCTCCCCCTGAGGGTGGAATCAGCAGATGAGGTGTGGTCGCTGGGACTGCATGAACTGTCACTGTGGTTGTGGTTGTTGTGGAACCAGATGAAGTAGAAGCAGCACCTGCTGCAGGTGCTGGTCTGGGTTTAGGAGCAGCAGGAGCAGCATTATCTATAGATAAAGAAAAAAGGCATTCATAAAATAACGTCCCTCcttttcataatttgttttgCACACAAGCAAGAAAGCTCTTACTTGTGATGCCCCTGATCCTGTCATAAGTAGCTCTCATCTCATTAGCCAGTTCCCTATGTTCACAGTTCCGGAGTGCAGTGATGAACTCATCAGGCCATTTCTCACGTCTGCGTAGATTGTCCAGAAGTGTCTGCATAGCAGTGAAGTTTCCAGAAGTTTCTCTCTTGGCTTCGACCTCTTCCTGCAAAAACACAAattgaattaaaagaaataattgaCCTAAGCCTTTTGCTTTTGCATATCTAGATATAATTGTGATGTTATATGTAGTTAAATGTAGTTCTGCTTACCCTATCAGTGAGTGTGAGGCATGGCAGGTGAGGTAAGATATCTCTCACTTTGACCGTTGATGAAAAACGAGCCAAATTCGGCCTTATTGCCTCGTTATAAAATTGTTCACGTGTAAATGACATTTTTGCACTTATaaagaaagaatgacagaaatcagtgttatttagtggtttattgtaattaataacactaaatcaggggtgtccaaacttggCTCCAGAGGGACActgactgtcctgcaaagtttagctccagctTGCCTGAACACACCGGCCTGGTAGTATCTAGTATGCCTAGATTAGCTTGTTTAAtggtgtttaattggggttggagcaaaactctgcaggacagttgccctccaggagcaggaatgGACACCCCTGcactaaataaaacacatacttgAAAATAACTACCTGCTTTAAATAGTAAAATTCAACAGCCTTTTCTTTGTGTCCCTGAATCTGGACTCCAAATCAGACCTGGGAAAAGAATTAGAGAGAATTATTGCAAATGCAATCTTCAAAGTTTGAGAGGGttataattaaaactgaattagAATGTTAGATAATCAGCTGGGCAGAGTTCAGTCTACTGACAATGCTAGAAATATGATTGCATCATCTCATTTAATCCATCCTGCTTCAGCACTTCTGGATGTGGGAAgccttgaaagtgaaagtgaaagtgaaaatgaaaactggTGTATGCATGAGAATTTTGGGGAAATCCTTAAGTTTCCATTTGGCCTTCATtagaaaacactttcaaacaacaGATGAAACAGAAATGCATTTGATATAACCGGTGTGACAAATGTTTGTAAAATCTAGATCGGATATGAGGAACGTAATGCagattttgcatcatttttgcaaCATTGACTCATCAATACTGGGGATGTCCCTGAATGAGCAATCCTCATATCCactctacattttaaaaacatttgtcccACCACTTATGTCTAATGCATTTCTGTCTTTTCTAATGATTCACATTCTTTCCCAAACTCACAGGAGTACTACATTGGTCATTATAGATCATAGCTCTGTCCATTTTTGGTTTGGCTAATGTGCTAATGACTATATAATGTAACTCTTTGATGTGCTCGATTGTAAGggcttattaaatgtatttttaaatcatgcattCATGTAATGACgacatacatttttcatttggTGACAGACAGATCAGAGCTGCTTTCCTGCAGACACATAATATTATTCAATTATGCTAAGCTGTATGTATGCTAAGCTTCTGAgttcatgtacagtatatttgtaaataattttcatttgtgaatGAATGGGCCAAAGTGTATCTAGATAGCAAACCTTGTTTTGTGTGGTCTACTGGTGTGATACCTCAACCTGATTTTGATATCTGTATATCGGCTTGTGTCACATACAaactcatttatatttaaaatttaacaatacTGACAGGACATTGTagcacattttaataatttgcacTTAAAACGATCTACAGTAGGCCTATTATCTAACACAACACATCACAGCTGTAACAAAGTGATTCTGACATGAGTGTATACTTCAGTATTTTTGTATGGTACGGAGTACAAAACTGATGTGAACCGGACATTACCCTGCTGGCTGAAAAATTAATGATCTCCAAAGATCAAAGCAAAAAACGACTGTTGTTCTGCAACCGTTGCTCCTCTTTCCCTCAAAATGTTCGGTTACACATATATCTGCTGTTCCCAGAAGGAGGGAAATCATgtacaaaactgaaaaatgccAAAAGCTAATGGTGAAGCCCTGCTTTTCAATGGATTCCTATGTTATTTGACCTGTTCAGTTCGGCTATTCACATGAAATATTTCCATTCAATATGCTCCATACAACATTTTTTTGTGGCATAAACTACCATGACACATctactcattattattatttattactgctATTGTCCATAGTAGAAAAGTaagaaaaattatacaatataatattacttttaatgtttaatacCACTTTATATAAACTGTATAATAGAAAAACTATGAATTTGATTCATAAAGTCCTGAATCAAAACTCTTAATACAAATTTGTAGGAAGACATGTATATGCTAGAAACTACATGTccaactcatccatttaaatatttatttatctatctatatatatatatatatatatatatatatatatatatatatagatatattagtttgtttgtttgctcataTGTTTATACTGCacaattcataaaattaaatttcaagcatttaaacaAGCATTTAGGCCTACTTTTTCTATTATGAGAATTAAGAATTAAGTCGTGTATTCAAACTAAATATTCATGCCCCTTAAAAGCCAGCTCAATCAAACAAGCTCAAAAATTCAGCCCAGAGTCTTACCTTAGACAGGACTGACAAATCAGACAGTCACACAAACATCCCCTGCATCTGTGCCACATAACTACACGCGTAAAGCATTAACAAATCACAGCACATCTAGTCTTCAATCTCATAGCGAAAAGGAGGACTCCAAAAAATCATCAGAGACTTGTTTTGAGTCTGAATCTTAGTATGTTTTCACTTAAACAGCTCAGAAATTATAATCTGTTGTCAGATTCAATGACAGTATTGCTCTTCTAAACTAAGGCACTGCAGGTTAATCCATAGTTCACGTCCCTTAAAGGTCAAACATGAAATAGTTTAACTGGAACAGAGTTAGTATATGTCCTCTTGAATGATAACAGACATAAAGGTTCATTTACTGTCCTAATCCACACTAAACTAGACAGGTAGGCAGGTGCTATCCTTCCTCAGAGCTAATGTGCGGCCAGCCAAGTCCGCGACTATTCACagtttttaatcaattattatagGGTTTAAAGCACGAGGTTGAGGTCACAATGACAGACTGCGTAATTGGCTTATGTTCAAGGAAACTGGCAAGCCTGCTTTCATGTGGAATGTCCTCTAAACGACCGCACCATTTCCCTGTAAAATCTTGAGGAAACATTGTCAAGTATTTCGAGGTGACCAGGAAGCACCTACCTGTCTTGATATGCAGCATATACTTTAAAGTATGTATTACGTGTGCCTGGCGTAAATGATGAAGAATAACGACAAAAAGCAAACTTTGAATCCCATGCAAAAAGAGTTCAGCGAAATTTTATAATCGATATTTGAGCATGATTTTTCAGGTCAATTTACGCGGAAAACCAGGTCGCAGGAGTTACAAACATACAAAACGCGCATTCATAcgtcttaaattattaaaatgtgctttatgtaaCACGTATTTTCAAGAGACGTCTGTCTGTTTGTAAGTGAAATCGTCACCTACCTTTAGCCTACTGTGCGCGAGCTATATGCAGGCCAGACGTTACTACACGAAACGCAAGTACAGTATAATTTACGCACAAAACAACTAACACTAGAAATATGAAGTGTATTTGAACTTACCCTTTAGAGGAAGGTCAGTCTGTGAGGTCTTTCGCAGACTGAACCACTAAGTTTCGATTTGCACGTCCTCCGTTCAGCGTTTAAAGCGCACCCCTCCCGTCATCACACGCGGTTTGTCTTTTTCATTGGATCTCGGAACTGTGCATCAACTTGTTACAATATTCCGCCACTGAATTCTCATATTTCCgtgttgcaaaaaatattttggaatcgTATCGTCTTGCAATAGGACAATTTTAAAAACcataactattattatttgtatCATTTTGTTGGCAGGTGCAGCGAGCGTAggggacataaataaataaaaatgatcctAGGTCAGGTAGACTTTGAGATGCATGGTTACCTTTTTAATTGTACAGCTGTTAAAGGTATGGCAGTTGTAAAAACCGATAAAGACGCCACTGAACGCTGATAAACTCTGAGGGAGGGATATGCACATTCTGAACGTATAGGCTACTTAAGTTCATTTTAATGGTCTAAGACCCTCGAGCCGCCGTTTTTGTGGCCCGATGATGttgccaccaaaaaaaaaaaatataaatattaaatgtgtacaAATCTTGTGTCCAATTTCAACAGTAACTATGgaattaattttcacattttctgtaaagttagTTACATGTAGCATGCGTGACTGTTGAGTTGCACGGTGTGTACACTGCGCAGACGCGTGTTCTCAGACATGCGCATTACATACATCTGCAGCAATGACAGAAAGAAGTGGTCTACTCCCAAAAATAAATCCTTTAGTGATCTGCGTTACCAACCTAAACAAAACCCTAAAGAGAGTGATCATCTGAGAAAGTAAAGGCTTTGAACACTATTAATACATCTGAAATATTCCCAGCAAATGTGCTtcgttttattcttgttttactAAGATGTCCTTGTATTTAGTTAAAAGCCTGTGTTGCAAACACATAATAGccttattaacaaaaaataactacTATAAAATTTACTGTGCTCCCCCGATGGATCCTATTTTGTGCCCCCTAAGCTTTCTAAATCTGAATAGCACACAGAAAAGGAGATTTTGTCAAGTCATCtaaggaaaagagaaagagggTGCAGCAGAATAATAACAGAGTAATAAtagtatatttgattatttatgttGCTATATGCATGTGCCCTCATATATGTATCAATGGCCAGTTCACCAAGTCACCCCAGTATATATTTCTCTAAATGGCCAGTGGATGGAGCTGTAATCCCATTTTTTGTCACCCTCTTCTCTTTATCCCATCCACCTCAGTTCCCACAGTGACTGCATCTTTCACTCTCTTCATGTGTAATGGCTATTATACTATAGAAAATACATAATATGAGCATATCTCCTAAGGCTACAGCCAatctcttgtgtttgtgtgtatatgggCCACTTAAAGCAGAATACTGTGCATGATAAATCACTGGCCTTATGTTTAGCTCAAACATAGTAAATCCAATACTGTACTTTTTAAACACTTCTTTTTCATGCTCTCTGAGTCTAAAGTAAATAGCTACCTAATATTGAGTGTATAAATAGTTGCACATTTTATAGTTAATACTTATGATTTTATAGTAAATACTTTTGGCGAAGACATTGTGAATGTACTAGATTAGTGGCATCATGTGCTTATCTCATAGAGACTTGCtatgcaaacaaaaagaaatCTGCCAAGTCGTGCTGTGAAATGATtagcgattaatcacatccaaaataaaagtttttgtttacgtaatatatgtgtatgtactttgtatatttattatgtatatataaacacacacatacagtatatatttataaaatatttgcatgtgtttacatgtttatatttatattaatataatttatattatatagaaatattttatatataaacataacacatttttctttaatatatacatgcatgtgtgtgtatttatatgtaaataatagataaacacagtacacacacatatattctgtaaacaaaaacttttattttggatgcagttaatcacgattaatcgtttgacagcactactgcCAAGTTGCTATAAGTAATAGATAGCTGTGCAAAGTATGTTTAGCTTAGTTAATCAACGCTTATTGACAAGCTGCTaagtaaaaatgtacatttccaTTTGCTTGTGAATTCCAATCTCTTTTGTGGATATTATTCATTGCTGCTATATAGCCtatatagccttttttttttttactgcatgcaTG
Encoded proteins:
- the mavs gene encoding mitochondrial antiviral-signaling protein, translated to MSFTREQFYNEAIRPNLARFSSTVKVRDILPHLPCLTLTDREEVEAKRETSGNFTAMQTLLDNLRRREKWPDEFITALRNCEHRELANEMRATYDRIRGITNNAAPAAPKPRPAPAAGAASTSSGSTTTTTTVTVHAVPATTPHLLIPPSGGAPASSMAPSNAAALEPSPAPVKPPTPVPAPSPEPVSQAEVAPPVVATSQALHPPVGSVSEVSLPVPTAENKTPALDNSDGLALTDRTTISSSTGEALLSTSSAQTSSSDTSTAQNQITKPYTTSQTSPKSKNTQVPTADKDIDTSERLPVQDTNPSLRMQRTFQEPEEISDPTANGGIQRNNTVGLPVFNNAPTNSTRTSQATSSAPAEVVNASPSSINQEYFSKPGVLQPPEPQQNRAEILPVFQEEPCSVVSDDLEISNATDSSTELGESNSLADQNSAPFDSATQSFQDPPYNAAPLTHNQPEEDHYESFYENHTQINVIRYAEEPSAENMNGQPPSMLQRSRVISEDQRTLNYVGTESAVLLSEPSGHDRKKSTTISIREEESSAARPEQRGEGRPELFRINNFHLIAAAGIGLSAAFLAWKFTHK